TGCCGAGGAAGAGGATGAGCACCACGAAGACCAGCGTGACGCCCTCGCCCACCGTATGCCCGACCTTCTCGACCGTCGCGTCGACGAGTTCGTTGCGGTCGAGATAGGGGACGATCCGCACGCCCTGCGGCGCCAGCTCCTCCTGCAATTGCGCCAGCCGCTCATGCACCGCGCGCAGCACCTGCCCGGCGTTCTCGCCTTTGAGCATCTGCACGGTGCCCTGAATGGTGTCGGAGTTGTGATCCTTGCCGAGAACGCCCTCCCGCTCCTGGCTGGCGAGGCGGGGCGTGCCAAGGTCGCGGGTGAGCACCGGCGTTCCCTTGCTCTCGGTGACGACGATATTGCCGAGATCGTCGAGATTGCGGACGAGGCCGATGCTGCGGATGACATAGGACTGCTCGCCGCGCGTGATGCGGCTGCCGCCCGAACTCGCGCTGTTGGCGGTGATGGCGTTGGCGACCTCGGTGAGGCCAAGGTTGTAGCGCTGGAGCGCGAGCGGATCGATTTCGAGCTGGAACTGGCGCGTCAGCCCGCCGAAATTGGCGACGCTCGCGACGCCGGGAACCTGATTGAGCGCGGGCACGACGATCCAGCGCTGGATCTCCGACAGATCGGACAGATTCTTGTCGTCGGACTCAAGCGAATAGCGCAGGATTTCGCCGACGGGACTGGTCAGCGGGCCCAGCGTGGGCTGGAAACTCGACGGCAGCGGCGCCTGGCTGACGCGCTCCAGCACGCGCTGACGCGCCCAGTAGTCTTCGACGCCGTCCTTGAACACCATCGTGATCAACGACAGCGCGAATGTGCTGCTGGAGCGGATCGTCACCAATCCGGGCGTGCTCGCGAGCACGCGCTCCAGCGGCACGGTGATCTGCTGCTCGACCTCCTCGGCCGCGAGGCCGCGCGCCTGCGTCGTGACGACGACGGTGACGTCGCCCACGTCCGGATAGGCTTCCAGCTTGAGCTGCGTCCAGGAGAACATGCCGTAGAGGAAAACCAGAAACGTCACGAGCAGGACGATCAGGCGCCGCTGCAGGCAGATTTCGACGGCGCGCTCAATCATTCAGGAGCACCCCGCCCTTCACGACAATTCGCTGGTCGGGCTCGACGCCGCGCACGATCGTCCAGCCCTGATAATCCGCTTCGATCACGACCGCGTGGCGCTGGAAGGTCCAGGGCGCGACCTCGACGAAGACGCTGGTGTCATCGTGGACAACGAACAGCGCCGACGGCGGAACCAGAACGCTCTGCGCCGCCGGCGCGAAGAAGCGCACCGAGGCGAACATGTTGAGCTTGAAGATGCCGTGCGGATTCTCGAAGGAGATGCGCACCTTGTTGCGGCGCGTGTCGGCCTCGAGCAACTGGCTGATCACCTGCACGCGCCCCGAGAAGATTTCGCCCGGATAGGCGAGGAGCGACACTTCCACCCGCTCGTCCTTCTGGACGAAGGACAAATCCTTCTCCTGCACGCTCGCCGTCACCCAGACCTTCTCCAGATTGGAGATGGTCATCATGGACTCGGTCGTATTGTCGATGAAATCGCCGGGCGCGGTGTCGAGCGTGGTGATCGTGCCGTCGATGGGCGAGGTGAGGATGATCTGGCGCTCGCCGGTCACCTTGCCGCTGTCGCCGATCACGTCGAGACGCGCCTCGGCGCGCTTCAGTTCGGACGACGCCTGATGATAGTCGTTTTGCGCCTGCTCCAGCTCCTTCAGCGCAAGGCCGCCGGCCTTGTTGAGGCCCGTGGCGCGTTCCAGCGCGCTTTTCGTGAGCTTGACCGACGCCCGCGCCTTTTCCGCGTCCGCGACCGCCTGGGCGAGGTCGCCCGAGTCGATCGAGGCGAGCCGCTGGCCCTTTTTCACCGTGTCGCCGAGTGAAACATCCAGCACCGCGACGCGACCGGCCACCGGCGCCAGAATCTTGACCGTGCGGGTCGGGTCGGCCTCCACCGTGCCGGTCACCACCTTGCTGCGGCTGATGTTCTTCTGCTGCACCGGCGCGACGACGATGCGCGAGCGGAAGGGCGAGCCTTCGGGGATGAAGATCCGGCCCTTCTGGCGGACGATCTGCGCCTTCTCGCGCGTCCCCGGCTGTCCACCCGAATGCAGGGATGGCCCTTTCCAGACC
The DNA window shown above is from Methylocystis echinoides and carries:
- a CDS encoding efflux RND transporter periplasmic adaptor subunit — encoded protein: MTLDKWLPRPLPKRLWLPAAAAAALLVGGLWVWKGPSLHSGGQPGTREKAQIVRQKGRIFIPEGSPFRSRIVVAPVQQKNISRSKVVTGTVEADPTRTVKILAPVAGRVAVLDVSLGDTVKKGQRLASIDSGDLAQAVADAEKARASVKLTKSALERATGLNKAGGLALKELEQAQNDYHQASSELKRAEARLDVIGDSGKVTGERQIILTSPIDGTITTLDTAPGDFIDNTTESMMTISNLEKVWVTASVQEKDLSFVQKDERVEVSLLAYPGEIFSGRVQVISQLLEADTRRNKVRISFENPHGIFKLNMFASVRFFAPAAQSVLVPPSALFVVHDDTSVFVEVAPWTFQRHAVVIEADYQGWTIVRGVEPDQRIVVKGGVLLND